From the genome of Naumannella halotolerans, one region includes:
- a CDS encoding mannose-1-phosphate guanylyltransferase, translating to MRYVVIMAGGSGKRLWPLSRQGTPKQLLRLIGDSSLLRLAYERVRGTVPDEHILVCTGAKYQQEVRKEIPELGEDQILGEPEGRDSLNAVAWPAAVLAHADPDAVVAMVTADQVMQPVEVFQQALATAFEAAETDPSAMVTFGVVPTSPHTGYGYLKRGEEVGEVPGVYAVTGFREKPDLPTAKRYLATGDYWWNSGMFVWRAQTLLDQLQRLVPDCHQLVTRIAAQPELLEELFRKLPKISVDYAVMEPVAGGRGSAHVVAVPLPVTWQDVGGYSALAEHLPSDDQGNSVDGRALLVDAHDNVVINRAADESLIAVFGLSDVVVVHSGDALLVCPASESERIKDLVAQVEARASQFA from the coding sequence ATGCGTTATGTGGTGATCATGGCCGGAGGTTCGGGAAAGCGTCTGTGGCCGCTGTCGCGGCAGGGGACTCCCAAACAGTTGCTGCGCCTGATCGGTGACTCCTCACTCCTGCGACTGGCCTACGAGCGGGTCCGCGGCACCGTGCCCGATGAGCACATCCTGGTCTGCACCGGCGCGAAGTACCAGCAGGAGGTACGCAAGGAGATCCCCGAGCTCGGTGAGGACCAGATCCTCGGTGAGCCCGAGGGGCGCGACTCGTTGAACGCGGTCGCCTGGCCGGCGGCCGTCCTGGCCCACGCGGACCCCGACGCCGTGGTGGCGATGGTCACCGCCGATCAGGTGATGCAACCGGTGGAGGTCTTCCAGCAGGCCCTGGCGACGGCCTTCGAGGCAGCCGAGACCGATCCTTCGGCGATGGTCACCTTCGGGGTCGTCCCGACCTCACCGCACACCGGGTACGGCTACCTCAAGCGCGGCGAGGAGGTGGGGGAGGTCCCCGGTGTGTACGCCGTCACCGGCTTCCGGGAGAAGCCGGACCTGCCGACTGCCAAGCGGTACCTGGCCACCGGCGACTACTGGTGGAACTCGGGGATGTTCGTCTGGCGCGCGCAGACCCTGCTGGACCAACTGCAGCGGCTGGTTCCCGACTGTCATCAATTGGTCACCAGGATCGCCGCCCAGCCCGAACTGCTGGAGGAACTGTTCCGGAAGCTGCCGAAGATCAGCGTCGACTACGCAGTGATGGAGCCGGTCGCCGGCGGCCGCGGCAGCGCGCATGTGGTGGCGGTGCCGCTGCCGGTGACCTGGCAGGACGTGGGCGGGTACTCGGCGCTGGCCGAACACCTGCCGAGCGACGACCAGGGCAACAGTGTCGACGGCCGGGCGCTGCTGGTCGATGCCCATGACAACGTGGTGATCAACCGGGCCGCTGACGAGTCGCTGATCGCCGTCTTCGGGCTCTCCGACGTGGTCGTGGTGCACAGCGGTGACGCCCTGCTGGTCTGTCCGGCCTCGGAGTCGGAGCGGATCAAGGATCTGGTCGCACAGGTGGAGGCCCGGGCCTCGCAGTTCGCCTGA